A DNA window from Ctenopharyngodon idella isolate HZGC_01 chromosome 10, HZGC01, whole genome shotgun sequence contains the following coding sequences:
- the ankrd34ba gene encoding ankyrin repeat domain-containing protein 34B, translating into MEGPQVVNVDSNSLLKAVYLCRLRLTRLLLEGGAYINESNECGETPLMVACRSRHTDQQSVSKVKMVGYLLESGADPNIQDKSGKTALMHACLEQAGSEVVALLLGSGADPCLEDHTGSSALIYAINASDEETLKMLMDACKARGKEVIIITPDKLAYGRQMTKQYLSIPPLAMVEQWDKENSTIVPCASPSDILLSTSPHGTLSSSPTEHMFSFQDLQSMTNSQPASPSHQAPLVHSRVSKLHNLQRLHSEPWLKIPQSFLAQQHTKTTPATEELPDITPEEEFSFRMKRLAFGNKPLSRHCSVDLKEANCLSQTLSQGSNSGGLRPEGALCRNMSFDSLSSLHSLSHPNLHSKSSVEALPADKDPGKSLPNLAVSSLRNIIQRRKLGMDHYSSDSQLSVSLANSPEDRKGHLEKRKFAANSRSPTLVGSRESLENASLTHLHRRNPISYERRGSGALLDPISHPKAGFLPPLNQHALIPNITGSGNSSSIGSSNKAVCGVAAGTKPCIPSAPAGFPKDLKTRRMLMRRHSMQTEQLKRLGEFTEIFGH; encoded by the coding sequence ATGGAAGGTCCACAAGTGGTCAACGTTGATAGCAACTCCTTGCTTAAGGCCGTCTACCTATGTCGTCTCCGCCTCACACGGCTACTCCTGGAAGGTGGCGCTTACATAAACGAGAGTAACGAGTGTGGCGAAACACCTCTGATGGTCGCCTGCAGGAGCAGGCATACGGACCAGCAAAGTGTTTCGAAGGTTAAAATGGTGGGGTACCTGCTTGAAAGTGGAGCTGACCCAAACATCCAGGATAAAAGTGGGAAGACTGCTCTAATGCACGCCTGCTTGGAGCAAGCCGGTTCTGAAGTGGTGGCGTTGCTCTTGGGTAGCGGGGCGGATCCATGTCTTGAGGACCACACTGGGTCTTCAGCTCTGATATACGCCATCAATGCCAGCGATGAAGAAACTCTTAAAATGTTGATGGATGCATGTAAAGCCAGAGGAAAAGAGGTTATCATCATCACCCCTGATAAACTTGCATATGGAAGGCAAATGACAAAACAGTACCTATCCATTCCTCCACTTGCAATGGTGGAACAATGGGACAAGGAAAACTCCACCATTGTTCCCTGTGCTTCTCCATCTGATATTCTCCTCAGTACATCTCCACATGGGACTCTTTCTTCTAGTCCTACAGAGCATATGTTTTCCTTCCAGGACCTCCAAAGCATGACCAATTCCCAGCCAGCTTCTCCATCCCACCAGGCTCCCCTGGTGCACAGTCGAGTGAGTAAACTCCACAATCTCCAAAGATTACACTCCGAGCCTTGGCTGAAAATCCCGCAGTCTTTTCTGGCCCAACAGCACACCAAAACCACCCCTGCTACGGAGGAACTCCCGGACATCACACCCGAAGAGGAGTTCAGTTTCAGAATGAAGAGATTGGCTTTTGGTAATAAGCCACTATCACGCCATTGCAGTGTTGATCTGAAAGAAGCTAACTGTTTGAGTCAAACTCTAAGTCAGGGAAGCAATAGTGGAGGTCTAAGACCGGAAGGAGCACTATGCCGAAACATGTCCTTTGATAGCTTATCGTCCTTGCACTCTTTATCCCATCCCAATCTTCATAGCAAAAGCAGCGTGGAAGCTCTACCGGCTGATAAGGATCCGGGCAAATCCCTGCCAAATTTGGCTGTGTCCAGTCTCCGCAACATCATCCAGAGAAGGAAACTAGGAATGGACCACTACAGCTCCGATTCCCAACTATCGGTGAGCCTTGCCAACTCTCCAGAAGACCGTAAAGGACATCTGGAGAAGAGAAAATTTGCTGCGAACTCGCGTTCTCCTACCTTGGTAGGCTCCAGGGAGTCTCTTGAGAACGCTTCGTTGACGCACCTGCACAGGAGGAATCCAATCAGCTACGAGCGTCGGGGCTCTGGAGCGCTTTTGGATCCCATTTCCCATCCTAAAGCTGGTTTCCTCCCTCCTCTGAACCAGCATGCTCTGATCCCAAACATCACTGGAAGCGGAAACTCAAGCAGCATTGGCTCCAGCAACAAAGCAGTTTGTGGCGTAGCAGCAGGGACAAAGCCTTGCATTCCCTCGGCTCCTGCAGGTTTTCCTAAGGATCTCAAGACTAGGAGGATGCTGATGAGAAGACACTCCATGCAAACCGAGCAGCTCAAGCGACTTGGTGAATTCACAGAAATTTTTGGGCACTGA